Part of the Candidatus Paceibacterota bacterium genome, TTTACGGGACTCTTCCAGCACCGCGAGAACCTGGGCCCGTTGCACGCTTGGAAAGCCCTCCAGGAAGTCGTCAATGGAGTCGCCCGCCTCCAGGTGGTCGAATAAGCTTTGGACCGGC contains:
- a CDS encoding DUF433 domain-containing protein, whose protein sequence is MKLESVIHWDPDILGGTPVFVGTRVPVQSLFDHLEAGDSIDDFLEGFPSVQRAQVLAVLEESRKELLQPA